In Mytilus edulis chromosome 6, xbMytEdul2.2, whole genome shotgun sequence, the following proteins share a genomic window:
- the LOC139527117 gene encoding uncharacterized protein, producing the protein MNEILFLVVAVCIRGVDVCNIKMCLTWTVQKDHLDLTCRVNNLKYNVEFYNNNNNEQGYCLSPLPSTKCIPKYPNTVMRQNATTNVTYLKILGHIDSHFNGKWECRHGTNRDNAFVNITVLQADNKITEPKVKTPITGVKCWQSYLSYTMVGFGFTILTVAIIYIISIWCCLCFLHEDNWCNSVERYMRRTCNGSNKGYTHTIIDSVRIGVFLILFVILLVIPVVKGLQDDTSCRGEELYLTLGSFLAFIFIIPTIRLTKVNEEGDDKSAHSMEEQDLNED; encoded by the exons ATGAATGAAATTCTATTTTTGGTGGTTGCTGTCTGCATCAGAG GTGTAGATGTTTGTAATATTAAAATGTGTCTCACATGGACAGTTCAAAAAGACCACCTTGACCTGACGTGTAGAGTCAACAATCTCAAGTATAATGTAGAATTTTACAACAATAACAACAACGAACAAGGATACTGTTTATCTCCTTTACCATCAACAAAATGTATACCAAAATATCCCAATACAGTGATGAGGCAAAATGCTACAACGAACGTAACATACTTAAAGATACTAGGCCATATAGATAGTCATTTCAATGGGAAATGGGAGTGCAGACACGGAACTAATAGAGACAATGCATTTGTCAACATTACAGTTTTACAAGCAG ACAACAAGATAACTGAACCAAAGG taaaaacaccaaTTACAG GTGTTAAATGCTGGCAATCTTATCTTTCTTATACAATGGTGGGGTTCGGATTCACTATTTTGACCGTTGCAATTATATACATCATCAGTATATGGTGCTGCTTATGTTTTCTACATGAAG atAATTGGTGTAATTCTGTAGAACGTTACATGAGACGTACGTGTAACGGATCTAATAAAGGCTACACACATACAATTATAG atagtgTAAGAATAGGAGTGTTTTTGATTCTATTTGTCATTCTGTTGGTGATCCCAGTTGTAAAAGGTCTTCAGGATGACACTAGCTGTCGGG GTGAGGAATTATATTTGACCTTAGGCAGCTTCTTAGCCTTCATATTTATAATACCAACTATAAGATTGACAAAAG